From a region of the Fervidicoccaceae archaeon genome:
- a CDS encoding ABC transporter permease, whose translation MGGLARYLIIRALVIIPSILILYTLVFIILRILPGDPILAVLGTKNIPPDQLENLRRMAGLDKPLYVQYFEYLFNVLRGDFGVTITFPSGVPISTYIAQRFPATLELAISGFIVSIVIGLGTGTLAAIRKGTKTDAALKFYSIAAYVTFIPLLGMVLQYVFGVYLKWLPIAQRIDPGLAPRTITGLYVLDSVLTGNWAALKSSILHLILPSLTLGIVLSGAYTRLLRNNMVEVLSSDFIRNYYSRGIRERKIYWYALKNAFLPVVTYMGLQFAILLGGMVLTESTFSWPGMGTFIVERLEYRDYTSIQAAIIFFAFIVGLISLIVDALYALLDPRIRY comes from the coding sequence GTGGGCGGGCTCGCAAGATATTTGATTATCAGAGCTCTTGTCATAATTCCAAGCATATTAATACTTTACACGCTTGTCTTCATAATTCTCAGGATCCTACCTGGAGATCCTATTTTAGCAGTCTTGGGAACAAAGAACATACCGCCAGATCAGCTTGAGAATCTCAGAAGGATGGCTGGACTTGATAAGCCACTATATGTGCAGTACTTTGAGTATCTTTTTAACGTGCTGAGAGGAGATTTCGGCGTAACTATTACCTTTCCAAGTGGAGTGCCAATTTCCACATATATAGCCCAGAGATTCCCAGCAACCCTAGAGCTCGCAATTTCAGGATTCATTGTGAGCATTGTGATAGGGCTTGGAACTGGAACATTGGCAGCTATAAGGAAAGGTACCAAAACTGACGCTGCATTGAAGTTCTACAGCATAGCAGCCTATGTAACATTCATTCCCCTGCTGGGAATGGTTCTTCAGTACGTATTTGGTGTGTATCTCAAGTGGCTTCCCATAGCTCAGAGGATAGACCCTGGACTGGCCCCAAGAACTATAACGGGGCTTTATGTTCTAGACAGCGTTCTGACAGGAAATTGGGCAGCGCTGAAGAGCTCGATCCTTCATTTGATACTTCCCAGCTTAACTCTTGGAATAGTGCTCAGCGGAGCCTATACAAGGCTGCTGAGAAACAACATGGTTGAGGTACTGAGCTCAGACTTCATTAGAAACTATTACTCCAGGGGAATAAGGGAAAGGAAGATTTATTGGTATGCTTTGAAAAACGCTTTCCTGCCTGTTGTCACTTATATGGGCCTGCAGTTTGCCATATTGCTTGGAGGGATGGTGCTGACTGAGAGCACTTTCAGCTGGCCAGGAATGGGAACGTTCATCGTGGAGAGGTTGGAGTACAGAGATTATACAAGCATACAGGCTGCCATAATATTTTTCGCATTCATCGTTGGATTGATCAGCCTCATAGTTGATGCTCTCTATGCGCTCCTCGATCCCAGAATAAGGTACTGA